A genomic stretch from Spiroplasma endosymbiont of Clivina fossor includes:
- a CDS encoding IS256 family transposase, with the protein MTKKIKKEPDAIDKVVDYFLENIDNPQDLFKGNTIFQEFTKKLTERMLNTEIKDYLETDENHNKRNGNTQKTIITKNGSIAIDVPRDRNSTFEPVIIPKRQRRFDNFDQKVISLYARGMTISDIKAQLQEFYHGAEISESLISQITDDVIEEVKMWQTKPLEKIYPIVYFDCIVVKVKQDKRIINKAVYLALGINLDGLKDILGMWISENEGTKFWLNNLTEMKNRGLQDILVACSDNLTGMSDAIEAVFPKTQHQLCIVHQIRNSLKFVPYKDRKLVANDLKSIYTAINEEIALVALDHFSEKWNKKYPQITKSWKNNWNNLIIFLEYPQEFRRIIYTTNAIESVNSQLRKVIKNKKIFPNDASVFKIFYLAFQNMVKKWTMPIQNWGSAISHLMIKFEDRVNLS; encoded by the coding sequence ATGACAAAAAAAATAAAAAAAGAACCTGACGCAATTGATAAAGTTGTTGATTATTTTTTAGAAAATATTGATAATCCACAAGATTTATTTAAAGGCAATACTATTTTTCAGGAATTTACCAAAAAATTAACTGAACGAATGTTAAATACGGAAATTAAAGATTATCTTGAAACTGATGAGAATCATAATAAAAGAAATGGCAACACACAAAAAACCATTATTACTAAAAATGGTTCAATCGCAATTGATGTACCAAGAGATCGAAATAGTACTTTTGAACCAGTAATTATTCCGAAAAGACAAAGAAGATTTGATAACTTTGATCAAAAAGTAATTTCTTTATATGCAAGAGGAATGACAATTTCTGATATCAAAGCACAATTGCAAGAATTCTATCACGGAGCAGAAATTTCAGAAAGTTTAATTAGTCAAATAACTGATGATGTTATTGAAGAAGTTAAAATGTGACAAACTAAACCTTTAGAGAAGATTTATCCGATTGTTTATTTTGATTGTATTGTTGTTAAAGTAAAGCAAGATAAACGAATAATAAATAAAGCAGTTTATCTTGCCTTAGGAATTAATTTAGATGGTTTAAAAGATATTTTAGGAATGTGAATTAGCGAGAATGAGGGAACCAAATTTTGACTTAATAATCTTACGGAAATGAAAAATCGTGGCTTACAAGATATTCTTGTTGCTTGTAGCGATAATTTAACTGGAATGTCTGATGCAATAGAAGCTGTGTTCCCAAAAACACAGCACCAATTATGCATCGTTCATCAAATTCGTAATAGTTTAAAATTTGTCCCTTACAAAGATCGCAAACTTGTAGCTAATGATTTAAAATCAATTTATACAGCAATTAATGAAGAAATAGCGCTAGTTGCTTTAGATCATTTTTCAGAAAAATGAAATAAAAAGTATCCACAAATTACTAAATCATGAAAAAATAACTGAAATAATTTAATAATTTTTCTTGAATATCCTCAAGAATTTAGAAGGATTATTTACACAACTAATGCGATTGAATCTGTTAATAGTCAACTAAGAAAAGTCATTAAGAATAAAAAGATTTTTCCTAATGACGCATCAGTTTTTAAAATATTTTATTTAGCATTTCAAAATATGGTTAAGAAATGAACGATGCCAATTCAAAATTGGGGTAGTGCAATTTCACATTTAATGATAAAATTTGAGGACAGAGTGAATTTAAGTTAA
- a CDS encoding transposase family protein: MKFKKNNQISDKNFLRLTGIKHTTFNKMLEILKIEELKKRFRRGRTNKLSLENRILMTLEYWREYRTYFHIAKSYDISESSCYRNIKWIEDTLIKHPNFQQLTGQKSLLKDYFKDKTVIIDVTESQIQRPKKDKNSTTQEKRKNTQ; encoded by the coding sequence ATGAAATTTAAAAAAAATAATCAAATAAGTGATAAAAATTTTTTAAGATTAACTGGTATTAAACATACTACTTTTAATAAAATGCTAGAAATTTTAAAAATAGAAGAATTAAAAAAGAGATTTCGTCGCGGAAGAACCAATAAATTATCATTAGAAAATCGTATTTTAATGACTTTAGAATATTGAAGAGAATATAGAACTTATTTTCATATTGCAAAAAGTTATGATATTAGTGAAAGTAGTTGTTATAGAAATATCAAATGAATTGAAGACACTTTAATAAAACACCCTAATTTTCAACAACTTACTGGTCAAAAATCACTATTAAAAGATTATTTCAAAGATAAGACTGTTATAATTGATGTAACTGAAAGCCAAATCCAACGCCCAAAAAAAGACAAAAACAGCACTACTCAGGAAAAAAGAAAAAACACACAATAA
- a CDS encoding transposase family protein gives MKTQVIIEKDSKKIISSDFSYGKNHDFKILKDSKIKFLPETTVLVDLGYQGIQKINHNVLIPKRKSKKNPLNKEEKQNNERISKMRIVIENVFAILKKFKIISEKYRNRRKRFALRFNLIASIYNLQLLV, from the coding sequence ATAAAAACACAAGTTATAATTGAAAAAGATAGTAAAAAAATTATTAGTTCTGATTTTTCTTATGGTAAAAACCATGACTTTAAAATTTTAAAAGATTCAAAAATTAAATTTTTACCAGAAACAACTGTTTTAGTGGATTTAGGTTATCAAGGCATACAAAAAATTAATCATAATGTTTTAATTCCTAAAAGAAAATCAAAGAAAAACCCTTTAAATAAAGAAGAAAAGCAAAATAATGAGCGAATTTCAAAAATGAGAATTGTTATTGAAAATGTTTTTGCTATACTTAAAAAATTTAAAATTATTAGTGAAAAATATCGAAATCGTAGAAAAAGATTTGCTTTAAGATTTAATTTAATAGCTTCAATTTATAATTTACAACTATTAGTTTAA